The Micropterus dolomieu isolate WLL.071019.BEF.003 ecotype Adirondacks linkage group LG20, ASM2129224v1, whole genome shotgun sequence genome has a segment encoding these proteins:
- the paqr5b gene encoding membrane progestin receptor gamma-B isoform X2: MLSLFKLPRVFTINQVPKVFHEDGIISGYRHPRSSATDCVLSLFQLTNETLNIWTHFVPTWYFLWKLVTVVLVTRAWQDSYTWPLVIFLLSCCIYPLASSCAHTFSTMSARARHICFFFDYGALSFYSLGSAIIYSAYVFPDKWVNSFFHQCYIPIAVLNTVFCTSVACYSRFPEFQSPKFSKYLRVVAFAFPYLFDNIPLFYRVFLCVGEGCTDNDTNILHYNHIALAFLTGFLFATHLPERLAPGSFDYIGHSHQLFHVCGILGTHFQMKAIEQDMVTRRPWLLEHSIPITFANSVGAGLFCVVVNLIIIILYSLPLIHAPVCKEKEHVNSPKKASSKVCSCF; this comes from the exons ATGCTCAGCCTCTTCAAATTACCACGAGTCTTCACTATCAATCAAGTTCCCAAA GTTTTCCATGAGGACGGCATCATCTCCGGCTACCGACACCCCCGCAGCTCAGCCACCGACTGCGTCCTCAGCCTCTTCCAGCTGACCAATGAGACGCTCAACATCTGGACACACTTTGTTCCCACCTG GTACTTCCTATGGAAACTAGTAACGGTGGTGCTAGTAACGAGAGCATGGCAGGACTCCTACACCTGGCCTCTGGTGATCTTTCTGCTCTCCTGTTGCATTTATCCGCTGGCGTCGAGTTGTGCTCACACCTTCAGCACCATGTCAGCACGGGCACGCCACATCTGCTTCTTCTTCGACTATGGTGCCCTCAGTTTCTACAGCCTGG GATCAGCAATCATCTATTCAGCTTATGTATTCCCGGACAAGTGGGTGAACAGCTTCTTCCACCAGTGCTACATCCCCATCGCTGTGCTCAACACTGTCTTCTGCACCAGCGTGGCCTGCTACTCCAG ATTCCCTGAGTTCCAGAGTCCAAAGTTCAGCAAATATCTCCGTGTTGTTGCCTTTGCCTTCCCCTACCTGTTTGACAACATTCCTCTTTTCTACAGG gtgtttctgtgtgtaggGGAGGGCTGCACAGACAATGATACTAACATCCTCCATTACAACCACATCGCCTTGGCTTTCCTCACAGGCTTTCTGTTTGCCACACATTTACCTGAGCGCCTGGCACCAGGCAGCTTCGACTACATAG GTCACAGCCATCAACTCTTCCATGTGTGCGGCATCCTCGGGACCCACTTCCAGATGAAGGCCATTGAACAGGACATGGTGACACGGCGCCCCTGGCTCCTTGAACACTCCATACCCATCACTTTTGCAAACTCAGTGGGTGCAGGGCTCTTTTGTGTGGTGGTGAATTTGATTATCATCATCCTCTATAGTCTACCTCTTATTCACGCCCCAGTCTGCAAGGAGAAGGAACATGTTAACAGCCCAAAGAAAGCCTCATCCAAGGTGTGCTCCTGCTTCTAA
- the LOC123959174 gene encoding kinesin-like protein KIF23 isoform X4 has product MQRTGKGKTPRRPGQKKATNIEKDPVGVYCRIRPLGAEDEECCVEMISSSTIQLHAPDGLKANRNGEYKETQYSFKKVFGINTTQMELFEDVAKPLVDDLIRCKNGLLFTYGVTGSGKTFTMTGSPGEGGLLPRSLDMLFNSISPFQAKRYVFKPDDKNGMEIQGQVDALLERQKRDSQQSVPKTPSSRQKADPEFADMISPEEACKSENVDEDCCYSVFVSYIEVYNNYIYDLLEDAPFDPIRSKWLGGGTPVRNNEFIPPQSKILREDQNHNMYVAGCTEVEVKSTEEAFEVFWKGQKKRRIANTQLNRESSRSHSVFTVKLAQAPLDADGDHILQDKNQVNVSQLCLVDLAGSERTSRTKAEGSRLREAGNINQSLMTLRTCMEVLRENQMCGTNKMVPYRDSKVTHLFKNYFDGEGKVRMIVCVNPKADDYDETMLVMRFAEMTQEVEVARPVDRPICGLAAGRRHRNQAFRDELSRHLEDRGGPSDAVDDPILLTQLMESLPALPSCELVDPADDQTLPRLIEVLERRQHIRQMMTEQLHKTASTLKSMLQQFDGQLSAKETYLHDQQSKLCEKDKVITNQRTEIERLEKKSTTLEYKIDILQKTTDMYEQDTRSLRQELETRDQKLQRELSERRRMEQRMQGMVTDTKLKWEKECERRVNAKQLEMQNKLWVKDEKLKQLKAIVTESSAGSCPTERPEKPERPSRERDCIIAQKRSASPSPRPGNVFKTRGGGQAVQFTDIETLKQECPTSSSRKRRSGSAEGPAEMEDIENRAPVTNTSYGYQKRRKP; this is encoded by the exons atgCAGAGAACAGG CAAAGGGAAGACTCCACGGAGGCCTGGCCAAAAAAAGGCAACCAACATAGAGAAAGATCCTGTTGGA gtatATTGCCGTATACGTCCACTTGGAGCAGAAGATGAGGAATGTTGTGTTGAGATGATCAGTAGCTCCACAATTCAGCTACATGCTCCTGATGGCCTTAAAGCCAACCGTAATGGGGAATACAAAGAG aCACAGTACtcctttaaaaaagtatttggtATTAATACCACGCAAATGGAGCTGTTTGAGGATGTTGCCAAGCCACTGGTAGATGATCTTATTCGTTGTAAGAATG GTCTGCTATTTACATATGGTGTTACTGGAAGCGGTAAGACCTTCACCATGACCGGCTCACCTGGGGAAGGTGGACTCCTCCCCCGTTCTCTAGACATGCTCTTCAACAGCATCAGCCCCTTTCAGGCAAAAAGATAT GTGTTTAAACCAGATGACAAAAATGGCATGGAGATCCAGGGTCAAGTTGATGCTCTCCTGGAGAGACAGAAGCGAGACAGTCAGCAGTCAGTGCCTAAAACACCATCCTCCAG ACAGAAGGCTGACCCGGAATTTGCGGATATGATCAGCCCAGAGGAAGCATGTAAATCTGAGAATGTGGATGAAGACTGTTGTTACAGCGTTTTTGTGTCCTACATTGAGGTTTACAATAACTATATCTATGATCTCCTCGAAGATGCTCCGTTTGACCCAATCAGATCAAA GTGGCTTGGTGGCGGCACGCCTGTACGGAACAATGAGTTCAT ACCACCTCAATCTAAGATTCTCCGTGAAGATCAGAATCATAACATGTATGTGGCTGGCTGCACGGAAGTTGAAGTAAAATCTACAGAGGAGGCTTTTGAAGTCTTTTGGAAGG gacaaaagaaaaggaggatAGCCAACACTCAACTCAATCGTGAATCCAGTCGCTCCCACAGTGTGTTCACAGTGAAGCTGGCCCAGGCACCACTTGATGCTGATGGGGACCACATTCTACAG GACAAAAACCAGGTGAATGTGAGCCAGCTGTGTCTGGTTGACTTGGCAGGCAGCGAGCGCACCAGCAGAACCAAAGCAGAGGGAAGCCGTCTCCGTGAAGCAG GTAATATTAACCAGTCCTTGATGACACTGCGCACATGTATGGAAGTGTTGCGTGAAAACCAGATGTGTGGAACTAATAAG aTGGTGCCATACAGGGACTCTAAAGTTACCCATCTGTTTAAAAACTACTTTGATGGAGAAGGaaaagtcagaatgattgtGTGTGTCAATCCAAAAGCTGATGATTATGACGAAACTATG CTGGTAATGCGCTTTGCAGAGATGACCCAGGAGGTGGAGGTGGCACGCCCCGTCGACCGCCCAATCTGCGGCCTTGCTGCAGGACGCAGACACAGAAACCAGGCCTTCAGAGATGAGCTGTCACGTCACCTGGAAGACCGAGGAGGCCCTAGTGATGCAG TAGATGACCCCATTCTGCTGACTCAGCTTATGGAAAGCCTTCCAGCCCTGCCTTCTTGTGAGCTGGTGGACCCAGCTGATGATCAGACGTTACCCCGCCTGATTGAGGTCCTGGAACGGAGGCAACATATCCGTCAGATGATGACAGAGCAGTTACACAAAACTG CCAGTACACTAAAGTCCATGCTTCAGCAGTTTGACGGTCAGCTCAGTGCAAAGGAGACCTACttacatgatcaacaaagcAAACTGTGCGAGAAAGACAAAGTCATCACCAACCAGAGGACGGAGATAGAACGATTAGAGAAAAAATCCACAACTTTGGAATACAAG ATCGATATCCTGCAGAAGACAACAGATATGTATGAGCAGGATACGCGTTCACTTCGGCAGGAGCTGGAGACCCgggatcaaaagctccagagaGAGCTGTCAGAGAGGAGGCGCATGGAGCAGCGAATGCAGGGCATGGTGACAGACACCAAACTCAAGTGGGAGAAGGAGTGT GAGAGGCGAGTGAACGCCAAGCAGCTAGAAATGCAAAACAAGTTGTGGGTAAAGGATGAAAAGTTGAAGCAGCTCAAGGCCATAGTGACTGAGAGCAGTGCCGGCAGCTGTCCCACTGAGCGTCCAGAGAAGCCTGAGAGGCCTTCAAGGGAGAGAGATTGCATCATAGCTCAGAAGAGGTCCGCCTCACCGTCACCACGTCCT
- the paqr5b gene encoding membrane progestin receptor gamma-B isoform X1 has protein sequence MLSLFKLPRVFTINQVPKVFHEDGIISGYRHPRSSATDCVLSLFQLTNETLNIWTHFVPTWYFLWKLVTVVLVTRAWQDSYTWPLVIFLLSCCIYPLASSCAHTFSTMSARARHICFFFDYGALSFYSLGSAIIYSAYVFPDKWVNSFFHQCYIPIAVLNTVFCTSVACYSRLGLPFLQYNHDIVKRFPEFQSPKFSKYLRVVAFAFPYLFDNIPLFYRVFLCVGEGCTDNDTNILHYNHIALAFLTGFLFATHLPERLAPGSFDYIGHSHQLFHVCGILGTHFQMKAIEQDMVTRRPWLLEHSIPITFANSVGAGLFCVVVNLIIIILYSLPLIHAPVCKEKEHVNSPKKASSKVCSCF, from the exons ATGCTCAGCCTCTTCAAATTACCACGAGTCTTCACTATCAATCAAGTTCCCAAA GTTTTCCATGAGGACGGCATCATCTCCGGCTACCGACACCCCCGCAGCTCAGCCACCGACTGCGTCCTCAGCCTCTTCCAGCTGACCAATGAGACGCTCAACATCTGGACACACTTTGTTCCCACCTG GTACTTCCTATGGAAACTAGTAACGGTGGTGCTAGTAACGAGAGCATGGCAGGACTCCTACACCTGGCCTCTGGTGATCTTTCTGCTCTCCTGTTGCATTTATCCGCTGGCGTCGAGTTGTGCTCACACCTTCAGCACCATGTCAGCACGGGCACGCCACATCTGCTTCTTCTTCGACTATGGTGCCCTCAGTTTCTACAGCCTGG GATCAGCAATCATCTATTCAGCTTATGTATTCCCGGACAAGTGGGTGAACAGCTTCTTCCACCAGTGCTACATCCCCATCGCTGTGCTCAACACTGTCTTCTGCACCAGCGTGGCCTGCTACTCCAG GCTTGGCTTACCATTTCTGCAATATAATCATGACATCGTAAAGAG ATTCCCTGAGTTCCAGAGTCCAAAGTTCAGCAAATATCTCCGTGTTGTTGCCTTTGCCTTCCCCTACCTGTTTGACAACATTCCTCTTTTCTACAGG gtgtttctgtgtgtaggGGAGGGCTGCACAGACAATGATACTAACATCCTCCATTACAACCACATCGCCTTGGCTTTCCTCACAGGCTTTCTGTTTGCCACACATTTACCTGAGCGCCTGGCACCAGGCAGCTTCGACTACATAG GTCACAGCCATCAACTCTTCCATGTGTGCGGCATCCTCGGGACCCACTTCCAGATGAAGGCCATTGAACAGGACATGGTGACACGGCGCCCCTGGCTCCTTGAACACTCCATACCCATCACTTTTGCAAACTCAGTGGGTGCAGGGCTCTTTTGTGTGGTGGTGAATTTGATTATCATCATCCTCTATAGTCTACCTCTTATTCACGCCCCAGTCTGCAAGGAGAAGGAACATGTTAACAGCCCAAAGAAAGCCTCATCCAAGGTGTGCTCCTGCTTCTAA
- the LOC123959174 gene encoding kinesin-like protein KIF23 isoform X3 has translation MQRTGKGKTPRRPGQKKATNIEKDPVGVYCRIRPLGAEDEECCVEMISSSTIQLHAPDGLKANRNGEYKETQYSFKKVFGINTTQMELFEDVAKPLVDDLIRCKNGLLFTYGVTGSGKTFTMTGSPGEGGLLPRSLDMLFNSISPFQAKRYVFKPDDKNGMEIQGQVDALLERQKRDSQQSVPKTPSSRQKADPEFADMISPEEACKSENVDEDCCYSVFVSYIEVYNNYIYDLLEDAPFDPIRSKWLGGGTPVRNNEFIPPQSKILREDQNHNMYVAGCTEVEVKSTEEAFEVFWKGQKKRRIANTQLNRESSRSHSVFTVKLAQAPLDADGDHILQDKNQVNVSQLCLVDLAGSERTSRTKAEGSRLREAGNINQSLMTLRTCMEVLRENQMCGTNKMVPYRDSKVTHLFKNYFDGEGKVRMIVCVNPKADDYDETMLVMRFAEMTQEVEVARPVDRPICGLAAGRRHRNQAFRDELSRHLEDRGGPSDAVDDPILLTQLMESLPALPSCELVDPADDQTLPRLIEVLERRQHIRQMMTEQLHKTASTLKSMLQQFDGQLSAKETYLHDQQSKLCEKDKVITNQRTEIERLEKKSTTLEYKIDILQKTTDMYEQDTRSLRQELETRDQKLQRELSERRRMEQRMQGMVTDTKLKWEKECERRVNAKQLEMQNKLWVKDEKLKQLKAIVTESSAGSCPTERPEKPERPSRERDCIIAQKRSASPSPRPDFSQTPTHQNRASIRAVQDPYPTSTSTISSSSSSSFSSAYPSVASCISDWEQRFPVDSNSQARHTGTPQYRSRTPALCHGTSSVGRRRGQRWAPDTEAPATTLVHGLDLEAGTRGNVFKTRGGGQAVQFTDIETLKQECPTSSSRKRRSGSAEGPAEMEDIENRAPVTNTSYGYQKRRKP, from the exons atgCAGAGAACAGG CAAAGGGAAGACTCCACGGAGGCCTGGCCAAAAAAAGGCAACCAACATAGAGAAAGATCCTGTTGGA gtatATTGCCGTATACGTCCACTTGGAGCAGAAGATGAGGAATGTTGTGTTGAGATGATCAGTAGCTCCACAATTCAGCTACATGCTCCTGATGGCCTTAAAGCCAACCGTAATGGGGAATACAAAGAG aCACAGTACtcctttaaaaaagtatttggtATTAATACCACGCAAATGGAGCTGTTTGAGGATGTTGCCAAGCCACTGGTAGATGATCTTATTCGTTGTAAGAATG GTCTGCTATTTACATATGGTGTTACTGGAAGCGGTAAGACCTTCACCATGACCGGCTCACCTGGGGAAGGTGGACTCCTCCCCCGTTCTCTAGACATGCTCTTCAACAGCATCAGCCCCTTTCAGGCAAAAAGATAT GTGTTTAAACCAGATGACAAAAATGGCATGGAGATCCAGGGTCAAGTTGATGCTCTCCTGGAGAGACAGAAGCGAGACAGTCAGCAGTCAGTGCCTAAAACACCATCCTCCAG ACAGAAGGCTGACCCGGAATTTGCGGATATGATCAGCCCAGAGGAAGCATGTAAATCTGAGAATGTGGATGAAGACTGTTGTTACAGCGTTTTTGTGTCCTACATTGAGGTTTACAATAACTATATCTATGATCTCCTCGAAGATGCTCCGTTTGACCCAATCAGATCAAA GTGGCTTGGTGGCGGCACGCCTGTACGGAACAATGAGTTCAT ACCACCTCAATCTAAGATTCTCCGTGAAGATCAGAATCATAACATGTATGTGGCTGGCTGCACGGAAGTTGAAGTAAAATCTACAGAGGAGGCTTTTGAAGTCTTTTGGAAGG gacaaaagaaaaggaggatAGCCAACACTCAACTCAATCGTGAATCCAGTCGCTCCCACAGTGTGTTCACAGTGAAGCTGGCCCAGGCACCACTTGATGCTGATGGGGACCACATTCTACAG GACAAAAACCAGGTGAATGTGAGCCAGCTGTGTCTGGTTGACTTGGCAGGCAGCGAGCGCACCAGCAGAACCAAAGCAGAGGGAAGCCGTCTCCGTGAAGCAG GTAATATTAACCAGTCCTTGATGACACTGCGCACATGTATGGAAGTGTTGCGTGAAAACCAGATGTGTGGAACTAATAAG aTGGTGCCATACAGGGACTCTAAAGTTACCCATCTGTTTAAAAACTACTTTGATGGAGAAGGaaaagtcagaatgattgtGTGTGTCAATCCAAAAGCTGATGATTATGACGAAACTATG CTGGTAATGCGCTTTGCAGAGATGACCCAGGAGGTGGAGGTGGCACGCCCCGTCGACCGCCCAATCTGCGGCCTTGCTGCAGGACGCAGACACAGAAACCAGGCCTTCAGAGATGAGCTGTCACGTCACCTGGAAGACCGAGGAGGCCCTAGTGATGCAG TAGATGACCCCATTCTGCTGACTCAGCTTATGGAAAGCCTTCCAGCCCTGCCTTCTTGTGAGCTGGTGGACCCAGCTGATGATCAGACGTTACCCCGCCTGATTGAGGTCCTGGAACGGAGGCAACATATCCGTCAGATGATGACAGAGCAGTTACACAAAACTG CCAGTACACTAAAGTCCATGCTTCAGCAGTTTGACGGTCAGCTCAGTGCAAAGGAGACCTACttacatgatcaacaaagcAAACTGTGCGAGAAAGACAAAGTCATCACCAACCAGAGGACGGAGATAGAACGATTAGAGAAAAAATCCACAACTTTGGAATACAAG ATCGATATCCTGCAGAAGACAACAGATATGTATGAGCAGGATACGCGTTCACTTCGGCAGGAGCTGGAGACCCgggatcaaaagctccagagaGAGCTGTCAGAGAGGAGGCGCATGGAGCAGCGAATGCAGGGCATGGTGACAGACACCAAACTCAAGTGGGAGAAGGAGTGT GAGAGGCGAGTGAACGCCAAGCAGCTAGAAATGCAAAACAAGTTGTGGGTAAAGGATGAAAAGTTGAAGCAGCTCAAGGCCATAGTGACTGAGAGCAGTGCCGGCAGCTGTCCCACTGAGCGTCCAGAGAAGCCTGAGAGGCCTTCAAGGGAGAGAGATTGCATCATAGCTCAGAAGAGGTCCGCCTCACCGTCACCACGTCCT GACTTCAGCCAAACTCCTACTCACCAAAATCGAGCCAGTATTAGGGCAGTTCAGGACCCTtaccccacctccacctccaccatctcctcctcttcctcctcctccttctcttcagcGTATCCTTCAGTAGCCTCCTGCATCTCTGATTGGGAGCAGAGGTTCCCTGTAGACTCAAACAGCCAAGCTAGGCACACGGGAACTCCGCAGTACAGGAGCCGGACTCCTGCCCTATGCCACGGCACCAGCAGCGTGGGTCGCAGGAGAGGCCAGCGCTGGGCCCCAGACACCGAGGCCCCCGCTACGACTCTTGTCCATGGGCTAGACCTTGAGGCAGGCACAAGG